In a single window of the Nocardiopsis composta genome:
- a CDS encoding aldo/keto reductase, whose amino-acid sequence MTRRVSVEGGGGRRAGGNVVDTASGYGASEEITGEVLAGRRDRYVVASKYTMARDPDDPNAGGNQRKNLVLTLEQSLRRLRTDYLDVYWVHIWDRHTPIEETVRALDDAVRAGKILHVGISDAPAWVVSRANTLAEWRGWTPFAGVQVPYSLLNRDIERELLPMAEYLGLSIAAWGPLAGGVLTGKHAAGPVAGTRREGRKLDERERTAARAVQRVAADLGATPSQVALAWTRAKSPAVQPIIGASDTAQLADNLGAVDLRLPEEAVRALDEASGFAPGPLHDFLAGADEAVGAGGLRLDTGD is encoded by the coding sequence GTGACCCGGAGGGTCTCCGTTGAGGGTGGTGGCGGGCGACGGGCGGGAGGGAACGTCGTCGACACCGCCTCGGGGTACGGGGCCAGCGAGGAGATCACCGGCGAGGTGCTGGCCGGGCGCCGCGACCGCTACGTCGTGGCCAGCAAGTACACCATGGCCCGCGACCCGGACGACCCGAACGCCGGCGGCAACCAGCGGAAGAACCTGGTGCTCACCCTGGAGCAGAGCCTGCGCCGGCTGCGCACCGACTACCTGGACGTCTACTGGGTGCACATCTGGGACCGGCACACCCCGATCGAGGAGACGGTGCGCGCCCTGGACGACGCGGTCCGCGCCGGGAAGATCCTGCACGTCGGGATCTCCGACGCGCCCGCCTGGGTGGTCTCCCGGGCGAACACGCTGGCCGAGTGGCGGGGGTGGACGCCGTTCGCCGGCGTCCAGGTCCCCTACAGCCTGCTCAACCGGGACATCGAGCGGGAACTGCTGCCGATGGCCGAATACCTCGGGCTGAGCATCGCGGCCTGGGGGCCGCTCGCCGGCGGCGTGCTCACCGGCAAGCACGCCGCCGGCCCGGTCGCCGGCACCCGCCGCGAGGGCCGGAAACTGGACGAGCGGGAGCGCACCGCGGCGCGGGCGGTCCAGCGGGTCGCCGCCGACCTCGGCGCGACGCCCTCCCAGGTCGCCCTGGCCTGGACCCGCGCGAAGTCCCCGGCGGTCCAGCCGATCATCGGCGCGAGCGACACCGCCCAGCTCGCCGACAACCTCGGCGCCGTCGACCTGCGCCTGCCCGAGGAGGCGGTGCGCGCCCTGGACGAGGCCTCCGGGTTCGCCCCCGGCCCGCTGCACGACTTCCTCGCCGGCGCCGACGAGGCGGTCGGCGCCGGAGGGCTGCGGCTGGACACCGGCGACTGA
- a CDS encoding ATP-binding cassette domain-containing protein — MLEVEGVGAGYGRARVLFDVSVRAEAGAVTCVLGRNGVGKTTLLDTVAGLLPAVSGRIALDGRDVTRLRPHLRVRAGLGYAPQGHGTFAPLTVAENIAVAREAAGRAGPEAVQDALELFPRLRPLLDRRAGLLSGGQAQQLAIARALVTAPKLLVLDEPTEGIQPSIVAEIEAAIRAVAARGTAVLLVEQYMDVALRLADHAVVLDAGRVVHSGPRASLDDADARRLIAI, encoded by the coding sequence ATGCTTGAGGTCGAGGGGGTGGGCGCGGGGTACGGCCGCGCCCGGGTGCTGTTCGACGTGTCGGTGCGGGCCGAGGCGGGCGCGGTGACCTGCGTACTGGGCCGCAACGGGGTCGGCAAGACGACGCTGCTGGACACCGTCGCCGGGCTGCTGCCCGCGGTGTCCGGCCGGATCGCGCTGGACGGCCGGGACGTCACCCGGCTCCGCCCGCACCTGCGGGTCCGGGCCGGGCTGGGCTACGCGCCCCAGGGGCACGGCACGTTCGCGCCGCTCACCGTCGCGGAGAACATCGCGGTGGCCCGCGAGGCGGCCGGCCGCGCCGGCCCGGAGGCGGTGCAGGACGCGCTGGAGCTCTTCCCCCGGCTGCGCCCGCTGCTGGACCGCCGCGCCGGGCTGCTCTCCGGCGGCCAGGCGCAGCAGCTCGCCATCGCCCGCGCCCTGGTCACCGCGCCGAAGCTGCTCGTCCTGGACGAGCCGACGGAGGGCATCCAGCCCTCCATCGTCGCCGAGATCGAGGCGGCGATCCGGGCTGTGGCCGCCCGCGGCACCGCGGTGCTCCTGGTCGAGCAGTACATGGACGTCGCGCTCCGGCTGGCCGACCACGCGGTGGTGCTGGACGCCGGCCGCGTGGTGCACTCCGGCCCGCGCGCCTCGCTGGACGACGCGGACGCCCGGCGGCTGATCGCGATCTAG
- the urtD gene encoding urea ABC transporter ATP-binding protein UrtD: protein MTALLTISGLTVSFGSFTALDGVDLTVHEKELRFLIGPNGAGKTTLIDVVTGRTRPDAGSVVFAGADITGLSEHRVVRAGIGRTFQTAAVFEALTVADNVDLAASFRMPAHRLLRRRDRSSVPEELDRVGLAHLAGRRAGELSHGRRQWLEIAMLLAQKPGLLLLDEPVAGMSAAERERTGELLTAIAEETTVLVVEHDMEFLRRHARAVTVLHEGRVLAEGDPDAVRADERVAEVYLGRAADREAADA, encoded by the coding sequence ATGACCGCACTGCTCACCATCTCCGGCCTGACCGTCTCCTTCGGCTCGTTCACCGCGCTGGACGGCGTCGACCTCACCGTGCACGAGAAGGAGCTGCGCTTCCTGATCGGCCCGAACGGCGCGGGCAAGACCACGCTGATCGACGTGGTCACCGGCCGCACCCGGCCGGACGCCGGGTCGGTGGTCTTCGCCGGCGCCGACATCACCGGGCTGAGCGAGCACCGGGTGGTGCGCGCCGGCATCGGCCGGACCTTCCAGACCGCCGCGGTGTTCGAGGCGCTGACCGTCGCCGACAACGTCGACCTGGCCGCGTCGTTCCGGATGCCGGCGCACCGGCTGCTGCGCCGGCGGGACCGGTCGTCGGTGCCCGAGGAGCTGGACCGGGTCGGCCTGGCGCACCTGGCCGGCCGCAGGGCGGGCGAGCTCTCGCACGGCCGGCGGCAGTGGCTGGAGATCGCCATGCTCCTCGCCCAGAAGCCGGGCCTGCTGCTGCTGGACGAGCCGGTGGCCGGGATGAGCGCGGCCGAGCGGGAGCGCACCGGCGAGCTGCTCACCGCGATCGCCGAGGAGACCACCGTGCTGGTGGTCGAGCACGACATGGAGTTCCTGCGCCGGCACGCCCGCGCGGTGACCGTGCTGCACGAGGGCCGGGTGCTCGCCGAGGGCGACCCGGACGCGGTCCGCGCCGACGAGCGCGTGGCAGAGGTCTACCTGGGCCGCGCCGCGGACAGGGAGGCCGCCGATGCTTGA
- the urtC gene encoding urea ABC transporter permease subunit UrtC — MTTTHAPPPASPAAPAAGRRTVPSALLVAGAAALALAAAPLLLDEFRLGLLTRYLCYAIAAVGIAVAWGRGGMLTLGHGVFFGIGAYAMAAHMTLANTPDGGLPSFMVWNGLEALPALWVPFRSLAATLAAVVLLPGAVALLLGWAVFRRRVRGAYFAILNQALAAAFAILLVGQQHLTGGSSGLTDLPVLAGFDLTAPGAGLWLYALVAAVLLGVWAGYSRLMDSRYGALLVAVRDSEERVRFLGYDPTWVKTSAYVLSAVAAGAAGALFVPVTGIITPALVGVIPSIQLVLMAALGGRYSLIGAAVGAVALGAAETAFSETFAGGWLYLQGALFVAVIALAPRGLAGLAESAAAAVRRRASAAPPGAGPGAGHPVPGRKA; from the coding sequence ATGACCACGACGCACGCCCCGCCGCCCGCCTCCCCGGCCGCGCCGGCCGCCGGGCGCCGCACGGTGCCGTCCGCGCTGCTCGTCGCCGGCGCCGCCGCCCTCGCGCTGGCCGCCGCCCCGCTGCTGCTCGACGAGTTCCGGCTCGGGCTGCTCACCCGCTACCTGTGCTACGCGATCGCCGCCGTCGGCATCGCGGTGGCCTGGGGGCGCGGCGGCATGCTCACCCTGGGCCACGGCGTCTTCTTCGGGATCGGCGCCTACGCCATGGCGGCGCACATGACCCTGGCGAACACCCCGGACGGCGGGCTGCCGTCGTTCATGGTGTGGAACGGGCTGGAGGCGCTGCCCGCGCTGTGGGTGCCGTTCCGCAGCCTGGCGGCGACCCTCGCGGCGGTGGTGCTGCTGCCCGGCGCGGTCGCGCTGCTGCTCGGCTGGGCGGTGTTCCGGCGCCGGGTGCGCGGCGCCTACTTCGCCATCCTCAACCAGGCGCTGGCCGCGGCGTTCGCCATCCTGCTCGTCGGCCAGCAGCACCTGACCGGCGGCTCCTCCGGACTGACCGACCTGCCGGTGCTGGCCGGCTTCGACCTGACCGCGCCCGGCGCCGGCCTGTGGCTGTACGCCCTGGTCGCGGCTGTGCTACTCGGCGTGTGGGCCGGCTACTCCCGGCTGATGGACTCGCGCTACGGCGCGCTGCTGGTGGCGGTGCGCGACTCCGAGGAGCGGGTCCGGTTCCTCGGCTACGACCCGACCTGGGTCAAGACCTCGGCCTACGTGCTGTCGGCGGTGGCCGCGGGCGCCGCCGGGGCGCTGTTCGTCCCGGTCACCGGGATCATCACGCCTGCGCTGGTCGGCGTCATCCCGTCCATCCAGCTGGTGCTGATGGCGGCGCTCGGCGGGCGCTACTCGCTGATCGGCGCGGCCGTCGGCGCGGTCGCGCTGGGCGCCGCCGAGACCGCGTTCTCCGAGACCTTCGCCGGCGGCTGGCTGTACCTGCAGGGCGCGCTGTTCGTCGCGGTGATCGCGCTGGCCCCGCGCGGCCTGGCCGGGCTCGCCGAGTCCGCGGCGGCCGCGGTGCGCCGCCGCGCCTCCGCCGCCCCGCCCGGTGCCGGCCCCGGCGCCGGGCACCCCGTCCCTGGGAGGAAGGCATGA
- the urtB gene encoding urea ABC transporter permease subunit UrtB, whose product MDALLAQLPTAAAIGAVLLLAALGLNFTFGQMGVINMAHGEFIMVGAYTAFALQSWAGLGGAAVPAALPVAFAVTALLGLALERGLIWHFYGRPLDTLLLTFGVSLVLQQLARDVFGAPNVDVAAPPWLSGGTEVLGVQLHHSRLFIIALAAAAVAAIAYYIGRSRSGRFMRAVLHDRNLAATSGIAVGRVDAATFAIGSGLAGVAGVALALIGPIGPSIGTSYIVDAFLVVVIGGLGRLQGAVIAAFALGALNAYAELWTDASLAKVVVFAVVIAFLQARPQGLFTVRTRALA is encoded by the coding sequence ATGGACGCCCTCCTCGCGCAGCTGCCGACCGCCGCGGCGATCGGCGCGGTCCTGCTGCTGGCCGCCCTCGGGCTGAACTTCACCTTCGGCCAGATGGGGGTGATCAACATGGCGCACGGCGAATTCATCATGGTGGGCGCCTACACCGCCTTCGCCCTGCAGTCCTGGGCCGGGCTGGGCGGCGCCGCGGTGCCGGCGGCACTGCCGGTCGCGTTCGCGGTGACCGCGCTGCTCGGCCTGGCCCTGGAACGCGGGCTGATCTGGCACTTCTACGGCCGGCCGCTGGACACGCTGCTGCTCACCTTCGGGGTCAGCCTGGTGCTGCAGCAGCTGGCCCGGGACGTGTTCGGCGCGCCCAACGTGGACGTGGCCGCGCCGCCGTGGCTGTCCGGCGGCACCGAGGTGCTCGGCGTGCAGCTGCACCACTCGCGGCTGTTCATCATCGCGCTGGCCGCGGCCGCCGTCGCCGCGATCGCCTACTACATCGGCCGGTCCCGCTCCGGCCGGTTCATGCGGGCCGTGCTGCACGACCGGAACCTGGCGGCGACCTCGGGCATCGCGGTGGGCCGGGTGGACGCGGCGACCTTCGCGATCGGCTCCGGGCTGGCCGGGGTCGCCGGGGTGGCGCTGGCGCTGATCGGCCCGATCGGGCCGTCCATCGGCACCTCCTACATCGTGGACGCCTTCCTGGTGGTGGTGATCGGCGGCCTCGGCCGGCTGCAGGGCGCGGTGATCGCCGCGTTCGCGCTGGGCGCGCTGAACGCCTACGCCGAGCTGTGGACGGACGCGAGCCTGGCCAAGGTCGTGGTGTTCGCGGTCGTCATCGCCTTCCTCCAGGCGCGCCCGCAGGGCCTGTTCACCGTCCGCACCAGGGCGCTGGCATGA
- the urtA gene encoding urea ABC transporter substrate-binding protein — protein sequence MRRRTFLGAALAGAGAVLAGGCAPPGPGVTGDAVKVGMLHSLSGTMAISEVTVRDAVLLAIGELNAAGGVLGRRVVPVVEDGASDEVTFAEKARKLLMADRVAAVFGGWTSASRKAMLPVFEAERGLLFYPVQYEGMESSPNIVYTGATTNQQIVPALDYLREQGRTRIHLVGSDYVFPRTANRVIGAYADAHGLEITGTDYTPLGHTEYTTVTAKISRARPDAVFNTLNGDSNIAFFKQLRSSGVTAADLPVLSVSVAEEEVGGIGAAALEGHLVAWNYYQTTDTPENGAFVRAFRAEYGADRVTSDPMQSAYNAVRLWAAAAEAAGGFGTDRVLAAAAGLELDAPEGPVAFDAGSQHLAKTARIGRVGADGAITEVWNSGGPIAPDPYLSGYDWAAPIRP from the coding sequence GTGCGAAGACGAACGTTCCTCGGTGCGGCGCTCGCCGGGGCCGGCGCGGTGCTGGCCGGCGGCTGCGCCCCGCCCGGCCCCGGCGTCACCGGCGACGCGGTCAAGGTGGGGATGCTGCACTCGCTCTCCGGCACCATGGCGATCAGCGAGGTCACCGTGCGCGACGCGGTGCTGCTCGCGATCGGCGAGCTGAACGCGGCCGGCGGCGTGCTGGGGCGGCGCGTCGTCCCGGTCGTCGAGGACGGCGCCTCCGACGAGGTCACCTTCGCGGAGAAGGCGCGCAAGCTGCTGATGGCCGACCGGGTCGCCGCGGTGTTCGGCGGCTGGACCTCGGCCTCGCGCAAGGCCATGCTGCCGGTCTTCGAGGCCGAGCGGGGTCTGCTGTTCTACCCGGTGCAGTACGAGGGGATGGAGTCCTCCCCCAACATCGTCTACACCGGCGCCACCACCAACCAGCAGATCGTCCCCGCCCTGGACTACCTGCGCGAGCAGGGGCGCACCCGGATCCACCTGGTCGGCAGCGACTACGTGTTCCCGCGCACCGCCAACCGGGTGATCGGCGCCTACGCCGACGCGCACGGCCTGGAGATCACCGGCACCGACTACACCCCGCTCGGGCACACCGAGTACACCACCGTCACCGCCAAGATCTCCCGGGCCCGGCCCGACGCGGTGTTCAACACCCTCAACGGCGACTCCAACATCGCGTTCTTCAAGCAGCTCCGGTCCAGCGGCGTCACCGCCGCGGACCTCCCGGTGCTCAGCGTCAGCGTCGCCGAGGAGGAGGTCGGCGGCATCGGCGCCGCCGCCCTGGAGGGCCACCTGGTGGCGTGGAACTACTACCAGACCACCGACACCCCGGAGAACGGGGCGTTCGTGCGCGCCTTCCGCGCCGAGTACGGCGCGGACCGGGTCACCTCCGACCCGATGCAGTCCGCCTACAACGCCGTCCGCCTGTGGGCGGCCGCGGCCGAGGCCGCCGGCGGCTTCGGCACCGACCGGGTCCTCGCGGCCGCCGCCGGCCTGGAGCTGGACGCCCCGGAGGGGCCGGTCGCCTTCGACGCCGGCTCCCAGCACCTGGCCAAGACCGCCCGGATCGGCCGGGTCGGCGCGGACGGCGCCATCACCGAGGTGTGGAACTCCGGCGGCCCGATCGCCCCCGACCCCTACCTGTCCGGCTACGACTGGGCCGCCCCGATCCGGCCCTGA
- a CDS encoding RDD family protein gives MPFTAPNGAPLAGYGRRTGAYLIDRLVITFGGLAAGGAVVGVFFGLAYLIDPAGYEEGSSPLIGVGAVLGLLCWMCFGMVYRVGCHSRSGRTLGKWVCRSRLVVQETCEPPSVGGAFVRELVLVALALTYIGLLIDLLWPLWDDRRQTVHDKAARTLVIRG, from the coding sequence CTGCCCTTCACCGCGCCGAACGGGGCGCCGCTGGCCGGCTACGGGCGCAGGACCGGCGCCTACCTCATCGACCGGCTGGTGATCACCTTCGGCGGGCTCGCCGCGGGCGGCGCGGTCGTCGGCGTCTTCTTCGGGCTCGCCTACCTGATCGACCCGGCCGGGTACGAGGAGGGCTCGTCCCCGCTGATAGGGGTCGGCGCGGTCCTCGGCCTGCTGTGCTGGATGTGCTTCGGCATGGTGTACCGGGTCGGCTGTCACTCCCGCTCCGGCCGGACCCTCGGCAAGTGGGTGTGCCGGAGCCGGCTCGTCGTCCAGGAGACCTGCGAGCCGCCCTCGGTCGGCGGCGCGTTCGTCCGCGAACTGGTCCTGGTGGCCCTGGCCCTCACCTACATCGGCCTGCTGATCGACCTGCTCTGGCCGCTCTGGGACGACCGCCGGCAGACCGTGCACGACAAGGCCGCCCGCACCCTCGTCATCCGCGGCTGA
- a CDS encoding RDD family protein produces MNPSQQNQPGGQGWPPAGHQQGYPQQGYPQAGHPQQGYGQYPQQGYGYGHRSPDQMLPPGLYAAEADKRIFAALIDMLVMFVIVFVAIAVTLGLTMALVFALAPSSGGEDLSGGALAVLIIGIVLTYAFAFFAPFLYRWMSHTRKGRTLGKRMFGIRVVDLNTAGGLPPKGRTFLRELIYVLLGWISCLWILWDPRKQALHDKVGNTAVVLAD; encoded by the coding sequence ATGAACCCGTCCCAGCAGAACCAGCCCGGAGGCCAGGGGTGGCCGCCCGCCGGCCACCAGCAGGGGTACCCGCAGCAGGGGTACCCGCAGGCCGGCCACCCCCAGCAGGGGTACGGCCAGTACCCGCAGCAGGGCTACGGTTACGGCCACCGGTCGCCGGACCAGATGCTGCCGCCGGGCCTGTACGCCGCCGAGGCCGACAAGCGGATCTTCGCTGCGCTCATCGACATGCTCGTCATGTTCGTCATCGTCTTCGTCGCCATCGCGGTGACCCTCGGACTGACCATGGCGCTGGTCTTCGCCCTCGCCCCCAGCAGCGGCGGCGAGGACCTCAGCGGCGGAGCGCTCGCGGTGCTGATCATCGGCATCGTGCTCACCTACGCGTTCGCCTTCTTCGCGCCGTTCCTGTACCGCTGGATGTCGCACACCCGCAAGGGCCGGACGCTCGGCAAGCGGATGTTCGGCATCCGGGTCGTCGACCTGAACACCGCCGGCGGCCTGCCGCCCAAGGGCCGGACGTTCCTCCGCGAGCTGATCTACGTCCTGCTCGGCTGGATCAGCTGCCTGTGGATCCTGTGGGACCCGCGCAAGCAGGCGCTGCACGACAAGGTCGGCAACACCGCCGTCGTGCTCGCCGACTGA